The following coding sequences are from one Wenzhouxiangella sp. AB-CW3 window:
- a CDS encoding histidine phosphatase family protein: protein MSPVVPSLILVRHGQASLGEQDYDRLSPLGQRQAMLTGQRLASILESRPPLWSGTHRRHRQTVDGLPVAGSARVLPALDEFSTYRLVRVAIERADRLGIRRPANTLLADPQTHLPRLLEWFPEVLDAWQSGDFEDDALDPWPVFRERVLSPVDDWQQELMAGRSVVVVSSAGVISTLVAELTGRGLGFQRQLAVSMYNASVSQLYPGVGNWQADVINCTDHLAADDLVTLA from the coding sequence GTGAGTCCGGTTGTACCCAGCCTGATCCTGGTTCGCCATGGACAGGCCAGCCTGGGAGAGCAGGACTATGACCGACTCTCGCCGCTGGGTCAACGCCAGGCGATGCTGACCGGTCAGCGCTTGGCGTCGATCCTGGAATCCCGACCTCCACTGTGGTCCGGCACCCACCGTCGTCACCGCCAGACCGTGGATGGTTTACCGGTGGCCGGGTCGGCCCGGGTGCTGCCCGCGCTTGACGAGTTCAGCACCTACCGGCTGGTGCGTGTGGCGATAGAGCGCGCGGATCGGCTCGGCATACGGCGTCCGGCCAATACGCTGCTGGCCGATCCGCAAACTCATCTGCCGCGCTTGCTTGAATGGTTTCCCGAGGTGCTGGATGCCTGGCAGAGCGGAGACTTCGAAGACGACGCGCTGGATCCCTGGCCGGTTTTCCGCGAGCGGGTGCTCTCTCCGGTGGATGACTGGCAGCAGGAGTTGATGGCGGGACGATCGGTGGTGGTGGTCAGTTCGGCCGGCGTCATCAGTACGCTGGTGGCCGAGCTGACCGGCCGGGGACTGGGCTTTCAGCGCCAGCTGGCCGTGTCAATGTACAATGCGTCTGTCAGTCAGTTGTATCCAGGCGTCGGGAACTGGCAGGCTGACGTGATCAACTGTACCGATCATCTCGCTGCCGATGACCTGGTGACGCTGGCATGA
- the msrA gene encoding peptide-methionine (S)-S-oxide reductase MsrA, translating to MTDKATFGAGCFWGVEMRFRELDGVVDARVGYMGGSVENPTYEQVCTDRTGHAEVCEVRFDPSGISYEALVRAFFELHDPTQVNRQGPDVGRQYRSVIFTHDPDQERTAREVRDELDSAGRFGSPIATSIEPAATFWPAEDYHQQYLARRGGSCAI from the coding sequence ATGACTGACAAGGCAACCTTTGGCGCCGGATGCTTCTGGGGCGTTGAAATGCGGTTTCGCGAGCTTGACGGCGTGGTTGATGCCCGTGTCGGCTACATGGGGGGAAGCGTTGAGAATCCGACATACGAGCAGGTCTGCACCGATCGCACCGGTCACGCCGAGGTCTGTGAGGTGCGTTTCGATCCGTCCGGGATCAGCTACGAGGCGCTGGTGCGGGCCTTTTTCGAACTGCACGATCCGACCCAGGTCAACCGTCAGGGGCCGGACGTGGGCCGGCAGTATCGTTCAGTGATCTTCACCCATGATCCCGACCAGGAACGCACGGCCCGGGAAGTGCGCGACGAGCTGGACAGTGCCGGCCGCTTTGGCAGCCCGATTGCCACCTCGATCGAGCCGGCGGCCACTTTCTGGCCGGCCGAGGACTACCACCAGCAGTACCTGGCCCGGCGCGGGGGCAGCTGCGCGATCTGA
- the gspM gene encoding type II secretion system protein GspM, which yields MTLKVRLKQLAERINALSLRERALLMLTALAVVFLLWDTFLMRPVSERHERAQEQLSTIRERVDSLTDSIQELAGERRRDPDAELRQRHEQLTTEIEALESRLSRMHGGVATARQSVTVLASLLGERAGVDIVTLENLPAEPLRAGDNELSGIYVHRVRLVIESDFDGVRDYLAMVDTLPAGVFWDSMRLTVDEWPTNHTEIILYSLALDEEWLGI from the coding sequence ATGACTCTGAAAGTGCGCTTGAAACAGCTGGCCGAACGCATCAATGCGCTAAGCCTGCGCGAACGGGCCCTGCTCATGCTGACTGCCCTGGCCGTCGTCTTCCTGCTCTGGGATACCTTTCTGATGCGACCGGTATCCGAGCGGCACGAACGCGCCCAAGAGCAGCTCTCCACGATCCGCGAACGAGTCGACTCGCTGACCGACAGCATCCAGGAACTGGCCGGCGAGCGCCGCCGTGATCCGGATGCGGAGCTGCGCCAGCGTCATGAGCAGCTCACCACCGAAATCGAGGCACTGGAATCGCGCCTGAGTCGCATGCATGGGGGTGTGGCCACGGCACGCCAGTCGGTTACGGTGCTGGCCAGCCTGCTCGGTGAACGGGCGGGGGTCGACATCGTGACGCTGGAAAACCTGCCGGCAGAACCCCTGCGGGCCGGCGACAATGAACTGTCCGGCATTTATGTCCACCGGGTTCGGCTGGTCATCGAAAGCGACTTCGACGGAGTGCGCGACTACCTGGCCATGGTTGACACCCTGCCGGCCGGCGTGTTCTGGGATTCGATGCGGCTGACCGTGGACGAATGGCCGACCAACCACACCGAGATCATTCTCTACAGCCTGGCGCTGGATGAAGAATGGCTGGGAATCTGA
- a CDS encoding GlsB/YeaQ/YmgE family stress response membrane protein, which produces MTLESLLIFLLVGGIAGWVAGILVRGRGHGIVTNIVVGVIGAFIGGFLFTELGITTGGLLGSLIMATVGAIILLLILRALKKAT; this is translated from the coding sequence ATGACCCTGGAATCCTTGCTGATCTTTCTGCTCGTTGGCGGCATCGCCGGCTGGGTGGCCGGCATTCTCGTCCGTGGTCGCGGCCACGGCATCGTCACCAACATCGTAGTCGGCGTCATCGGCGCGTTCATTGGTGGCTTCCTGTTTACCGAGCTGGGCATCACCACCGGTGGGCTGCTCGGCAGCCTGATCATGGCGACCGTGGGCGCCATCATCCTGCTACTGATTCTGAGGGCCCTGAAAAAGGCCACCTGA
- the sbcB gene encoding exodeoxyribonuclease I: MNSETFLWYDFETFGADPRRDRPAQFAAIRTDAELQPVGEPEVFYCQPASDMLPHPAACLITGITPQMARDRGLPENEFARRIFELMSVPGTCTVGYNNFRFDDEVTRHLFWRNFFDPYVREYANGNSRFDLIDLLRMTRALRPAGIQWPDYEDGRPSFRLEDVAAANGIDTTRAHDALADVEATIEMARLVRHHNPKLWDWALKLRQKSHVVDLLHRAQPLLHSSSRYPAQPGCNTAAVLPLRQHPRIASQWLVWNLEVDPIPFLDRDEETLADLYWTPEADLPDDLQRVPVKLLRTNRCPMISPLGVLDRASSERLQIVPGRIESHAEKLRQHPAFLDRLTGIFNQPLAATDIDPELDLYGGFPPPGDQRLYPRIRDTAPEDLARLQTPFSDERLNELLFRYRARLWPDTLDADETERWETYRRKRLIDNPDLATIRRDEYRLLLEQLRTEQPQRQALFDELAAWPGQLGLVQEP, from the coding sequence ATGAACAGTGAAACCTTTCTGTGGTACGACTTCGAAACCTTCGGCGCCGACCCCCGCCGGGACCGGCCCGCCCAATTCGCGGCCATCCGCACCGATGCCGAGCTGCAACCGGTGGGTGAACCCGAAGTTTTCTATTGTCAGCCCGCAAGTGACATGCTGCCGCACCCGGCCGCCTGCCTGATTACCGGCATCACGCCGCAAATGGCGCGCGATCGGGGGCTGCCCGAAAACGAGTTTGCCCGGCGAATCTTCGAGCTGATGAGCGTGCCCGGAACCTGCACGGTCGGCTACAACAACTTTCGATTCGACGACGAGGTCACCCGCCACCTGTTCTGGCGCAATTTCTTCGACCCCTACGTGCGCGAATACGCCAATGGCAACAGCCGCTTCGACCTGATCGATCTGTTGCGCATGACCCGCGCCCTGCGGCCGGCCGGAATCCAGTGGCCGGACTACGAGGACGGACGTCCCAGCTTCCGGCTCGAAGACGTGGCCGCGGCCAACGGCATCGACACCACGCGCGCCCATGACGCCCTGGCCGACGTCGAAGCCACCATCGAAATGGCCAGGCTGGTGCGCCATCACAACCCGAAGCTGTGGGACTGGGCCCTGAAGCTGCGCCAGAAGAGCCACGTGGTCGACCTGCTGCATCGTGCTCAGCCCCTGCTGCACAGCTCCTCGCGCTACCCGGCTCAGCCAGGCTGCAACACCGCGGCCGTGCTGCCGCTGCGTCAGCATCCGCGCATTGCCAGCCAGTGGCTGGTGTGGAATCTGGAAGTGGACCCCATCCCCTTCCTGGACCGGGACGAAGAGACGCTGGCCGATCTGTACTGGACCCCCGAAGCCGATCTGCCCGACGACCTGCAGCGTGTTCCGGTCAAGTTGCTGAGGACCAATCGCTGCCCCATGATCTCGCCGCTGGGAGTGCTCGACCGGGCCTCGTCGGAACGGCTGCAGATCGTGCCCGGCCGCATCGAGTCCCATGCCGAGAAGCTCAGGCAGCACCCGGCGTTTCTCGACCGGCTGACCGGCATCTTCAACCAGCCCCTGGCCGCGACCGACATCGATCCCGAACTCGACCTGTACGGCGGATTTCCCCCGCCGGGCGATCAGCGTCTGTATCCGCGCATTCGCGACACCGCACCCGAAGACCTGGCCCGGCTGCAGACACCTTTTAGCGACGAACGCCTCAATGAGCTGCTGTTTCGATACCGGGCCCGCCTGTGGCCGGACACGCTGGATGCCGACGAGACCGAGCGCTGGGAGACATACCGCAGAAAACGGCTGATCGACAACCCCGACCTGGCCACCATCCGCCGGGACGAGTACCGCCTGCTACTCGAACAATTGCGCACCGAACAGCCACAAAGGCAAGCATTATTCGATGAACTGGCAGCGTGGCCTGGGCAACTGGGGCTAGTCCAGGAGCCCTGA
- a CDS encoding PilN domain-containing protein, which produces MNQQINLYQPIFRKQKVVFSAQTVLMISIGFLVILLLWSTLVGQRVTRLEAEQERQEAAEQRAVEQLTQLRETMPPTEPDPELVASVERLEQRRRNLRESLTAMEQRMPAAQVELPGRVDALARQTPRGLWLTEIKLGDDGQHMILRGRALAARLVPAYLEGLSEEPLLSGLGFRQVRLHAAEDDMPGISFVIASHAEDDT; this is translated from the coding sequence GTGAACCAGCAGATCAATCTCTATCAACCGATTTTCCGCAAGCAGAAGGTCGTGTTCTCGGCCCAGACCGTCCTCATGATCAGTATCGGGTTCCTGGTCATTCTGCTGCTGTGGTCGACCCTGGTCGGTCAGCGCGTTACCCGGCTGGAAGCCGAACAGGAGCGCCAGGAAGCCGCCGAGCAACGGGCCGTCGAACAACTGACCCAGCTGCGCGAGACCATGCCGCCGACCGAGCCCGACCCGGAACTGGTCGCCAGCGTCGAGCGCCTGGAACAGCGCCGGCGCAACCTGCGTGAAAGCCTGACCGCCATGGAACAGCGCATGCCGGCGGCCCAGGTCGAGCTGCCGGGGCGCGTCGACGCACTGGCCCGACAGACCCCACGGGGGCTCTGGCTGACCGAAATCAAGCTGGGCGATGACGGCCAGCACATGATCCTGCGTGGCCGGGCCCTGGCCGCACGGCTGGTGCCGGCCTACCTCGAAGGACTGTCCGAGGAACCGCTGCTGTCGGGGCTAGGTTTCCGCCAGGTTCGCCTGCATGCCGCCGAAGACGACATGCCGGGTATCTCCTTCGTGATTGCCAGCCACGCGGAGGATGACACATGA
- a CDS encoding Y-family DNA polymerase, with product MKGNKPLWLGLYCPALPLHAAWPSYPGDALLAVHDTRGRARIVQASRAALAAGVRPGQTLTDALALAPALHSRPRNPALENRMLEVLAMLAYGFSHQVALVDDQTVILEIAGSQRLYGGTERLLENLSGKAREQGLPIQAGSAPNPTAARLLARTGQHCSDSHGLEQILRPLPLERLALPVDQARALAGCGLRRIGELARLPAAERARRFGPGLNNSLAELFGQRPTPVAAWTSPEHYQLRLELPAATADSNALLFVFRRATTHLGQWLQVRDQALVQLHIQLLCQEHAEAVSLSVGLSQPGQACDRLLELIGLKLDALTLPAPVNVIVLSAETTAGHQPPQADLFSGRHRGDAWSALLDRLQARLGTDGLAGLTPVADHRPEKAWSWTRPGHASESPTATPRPQWLLPRPRPCQRESLRLEQGPERIESGWWDGGDCRRDYWIARDRHGRRLWVFYEQAPKRGWFLHGVFDS from the coding sequence ATGAAAGGAAACAAGCCACTATGGCTGGGACTGTACTGCCCGGCACTGCCGCTTCATGCGGCATGGCCCTCATACCCCGGAGATGCGCTACTGGCAGTGCATGACACCAGGGGGCGCGCACGTATCGTCCAGGCCAGCCGCGCCGCCCTGGCGGCCGGCGTGCGACCCGGCCAGACACTGACCGATGCGCTGGCCCTGGCGCCGGCCCTGCACAGCCGACCGAGAAACCCTGCCCTTGAGAACCGCATGCTGGAAGTGCTGGCCATGCTGGCCTACGGCTTCAGCCACCAGGTTGCACTGGTCGATGATCAGACCGTGATACTGGAAATCGCCGGCAGCCAACGCCTGTATGGCGGCACGGAGCGATTGCTCGAAAACCTGTCCGGCAAGGCCCGCGAGCAGGGCCTGCCCATACAGGCCGGTTCGGCCCCCAACCCGACTGCGGCCCGACTGCTGGCCCGCACCGGGCAGCACTGCAGCGATTCGCACGGCCTGGAACAGATTCTCCGGCCATTGCCGCTGGAAAGGCTGGCATTGCCTGTCGATCAGGCCCGGGCCCTGGCCGGCTGCGGCCTGCGCAGGATTGGCGAGCTCGCACGACTGCCCGCCGCCGAAAGAGCCCGGCGCTTCGGCCCCGGCCTCAACAACAGCCTGGCCGAGCTGTTCGGTCAGCGCCCCACTCCCGTGGCAGCCTGGACGTCGCCCGAGCATTACCAGCTCAGACTCGAGCTGCCTGCCGCCACCGCCGACAGCAATGCCCTGCTGTTTGTCTTTCGCCGCGCGACCACTCACCTCGGGCAATGGCTGCAGGTCCGCGACCAGGCACTGGTGCAATTGCACATCCAGCTACTCTGCCAGGAACATGCCGAAGCGGTCTCCCTGAGTGTCGGCCTGTCACAGCCAGGCCAGGCCTGTGACCGGCTGCTTGAGCTGATCGGACTGAAGCTAGATGCGCTCACGCTGCCCGCACCGGTCAATGTCATCGTTCTGAGCGCAGAAACCACCGCCGGACACCAGCCCCCACAAGCAGACCTGTTCTCAGGCCGGCATCGCGGCGATGCCTGGTCGGCACTGCTCGATCGTCTCCAGGCCCGGCTGGGAACAGACGGCCTGGCCGGATTGACCCCGGTGGCCGACCACCGGCCGGAGAAAGCCTGGTCCTGGACCCGTCCCGGCCATGCCAGCGAAAGCCCCACCGCCACTCCGCGTCCCCAGTGGCTGCTGCCACGGCCCCGTCCCTGCCAGCGGGAGTCGCTGCGGCTGGAACAGGGCCCTGAGCGCATCGAAAGCGGCTGGTGGGATGGCGGGGACTGCCGCCGAGACTACTGGATTGCCCGTGATCGTCACGGTCGTCGCCTGTGGGTCTTTTACGAGCAGGCACCAAAACGCGGATGGTTTCTCCATGGCGTCTTCGATTCATGA
- a CDS encoding YbaB/EbfC family nucleoid-associated protein, producing the protein MIKGNIGQLMQQAQKMQENLKKAQEEMAGEEVTGEAGGGLVKVVMNGRHEVRRVMIDPDVGDDREMIEDLVAAAVNDAVNRVQEMMQEKMSGLTGGMPMPPGFNLP; encoded by the coding sequence GTGATCAAAGGCAATATCGGGCAGCTGATGCAGCAGGCCCAGAAGATGCAGGAAAACCTGAAGAAGGCCCAGGAAGAAATGGCTGGCGAGGAGGTCACGGGTGAAGCCGGCGGAGGCCTGGTCAAGGTGGTCATGAATGGGCGACACGAGGTGCGCAGGGTCATGATCGACCCGGATGTCGGCGATGACCGCGAGATGATCGAGGATCTGGTGGCCGCGGCGGTCAATGATGCCGTCAACCGGGTCCAGGAGATGATGCAGGAGAAGATGAGCGGGTTGACCGGCGGCATGCCCATGCCACCCGGGTTCAATCTGCCCTGA
- a CDS encoding ComEA family DNA-binding protein, producing MNQFKLVIVALLLSLAVVQTGLADEARIDVNTATVEELAETLHGVGMAKAQAIVEHRETNGPFEHIDELIEVQGIGLRTVDNNRERIELPGASTGE from the coding sequence ATGAATCAGTTCAAACTCGTCATCGTCGCACTGCTGCTGTCGCTGGCCGTTGTTCAGACCGGCCTGGCCGACGAGGCCCGCATCGACGTCAACACCGCAACCGTCGAAGAGCTGGCCGAAACCCTGCACGGGGTCGGCATGGCCAAGGCCCAGGCCATCGTGGAGCATCGCGAGACCAACGGTCCGTTCGAGCACATTGACGAACTGATCGAGGTTCAGGGAATCGGGCTGCGCACGGTCGACAACAATCGCGAGCGCATCGAGCTACCCGGCGCATCAACGGGAGAGTAA
- the imuA gene encoding translesion DNA synthesis-associated protein ImuA, with translation MSAASPASDPLDTLLAGRRDLWRGRRPSRLPALSTGHRVLDEQLPDGGWPCARLIELMIDRPGGGEMSLLLPMLAELTCREQPVILVTPPLVPCPQALLTAGLNLSALTIIRHRAHALWAAEQCLKSGLCGAVVLWPQKPLQPRQLRRLQLAAENGTAPAFIVHGHDGAPQPASMTALRLAIRPGPSVELLRARGGCGRNRIRLTAEPPGSIARP, from the coding sequence ATGTCTGCCGCATCCCCTGCAAGCGATCCGCTCGATACCCTGCTGGCAGGTCGCCGCGATCTGTGGCGAGGCCGGCGGCCGTCCCGTCTTCCGGCCCTGTCTACCGGCCACCGGGTGCTCGATGAACAACTGCCCGATGGCGGCTGGCCCTGCGCACGCCTGATCGAGCTGATGATTGATCGCCCCGGCGGCGGTGAAATGAGCCTGCTGCTGCCCATGCTGGCCGAGCTGACCTGTCGGGAACAACCGGTGATTCTCGTGACACCGCCGCTGGTGCCCTGCCCCCAGGCCCTGCTGACTGCCGGACTGAACCTGTCGGCCCTGACCATTATCCGCCACCGGGCTCACGCCCTGTGGGCCGCCGAACAATGCCTGAAAAGCGGCCTGTGCGGTGCCGTTGTGCTCTGGCCACAAAAGCCGCTACAGCCACGTCAACTGCGCCGGCTGCAACTGGCTGCCGAAAACGGCACGGCTCCCGCGTTCATTGTTCACGGCCACGACGGCGCCCCCCAGCCTGCCTCGATGACCGCGCTGCGCCTGGCGATTCGCCCCGGCCCGAGCGTTGAACTGCTGCGCGCCCGCGGAGGATGCGGCAGAAACCGCATCAGGCTGACAGCAGAGCCACCCGGCTCCATCGCCCGGCCATGA
- the dnaX gene encoding DNA polymerase III subunit gamma/tau produces the protein MSYQVLARKWRPRQFSELVGQSHVVKVLCNGLAEGRVHHAFLFTGTRGVGKTTIARILAKSLNCAEGVTAQPCGECENCVAIDEGRFVDLLEIDAASRTKVDDTREILDNVQYAPTQGRYKVYLIDEVHMLSRHSFNALLKTLEEPPEHVKFVLATTDPQQIPVTILSRCLQFNLRRLSTREIGGQVRRILADEGIEAEDAAVDLLARAADGSMRDGLSLLDQALAGGQRLEEAEVRDMLGSVEQRHVHTIVKALADADVAAAIGAVGEVFSQARDLGQLLTDLAETLHRIALIQQLPDYRDDSRADWDELVELAGQLDAEDLQLYYQIAVTGRRDLPLAPSDRSGCEMTVLRMFAFRPDPGQGSAGGGDASAGRDTVPAAMAPKPPAGASAQPAEVADAATDEPAGASAPQRRLTPENWPEVLKRLPISDSFRTVAGMMLVHRVDGPQIEFTAAPDDLVMMTDRFRGAMERALGEWLAMSVRVVIRPADSDELATPAELERSAVERSQAEAEAAIENDPLVKRLVERFDAEIVRESIRPLNTRSH, from the coding sequence GTGAGTTATCAGGTTCTTGCGAGAAAGTGGCGCCCCCGGCAGTTTTCCGAACTGGTGGGGCAGTCGCATGTGGTCAAGGTGTTGTGCAATGGCCTGGCCGAGGGGCGGGTGCACCACGCATTTCTTTTTACTGGCACGCGCGGGGTGGGCAAGACCACGATTGCGCGCATTCTGGCCAAGTCGCTTAACTGCGCTGAAGGGGTGACGGCCCAGCCCTGCGGTGAGTGCGAGAACTGCGTGGCCATCGACGAGGGGCGGTTTGTTGATCTGCTCGAGATTGATGCCGCTTCGCGCACCAAGGTGGATGACACGCGCGAGATTCTCGATAACGTGCAGTATGCGCCGACCCAGGGGCGCTACAAGGTGTATCTCATTGACGAGGTGCACATGCTTTCCCGGCACAGTTTCAATGCACTGCTCAAGACGCTCGAGGAACCGCCCGAGCATGTCAAATTCGTGCTGGCAACAACCGATCCGCAGCAGATTCCGGTCACGATTCTCTCGCGCTGCCTGCAGTTCAACCTCCGTCGGCTCTCGACGCGGGAGATTGGCGGGCAGGTGCGCAGGATTCTGGCCGATGAGGGCATCGAGGCCGAGGATGCGGCCGTGGATCTGCTGGCCCGGGCCGCCGACGGCAGTATGCGCGACGGCCTGAGTCTGCTGGACCAGGCGCTGGCAGGCGGGCAGCGCCTGGAGGAGGCCGAGGTGCGTGACATGCTCGGCAGCGTCGAGCAGCGCCATGTACACACTATTGTCAAGGCGCTGGCCGATGCCGATGTGGCCGCGGCCATTGGCGCGGTGGGCGAAGTGTTTTCCCAGGCCCGGGACCTGGGCCAGTTGCTGACCGATCTGGCCGAAACCCTGCATCGTATTGCCCTGATTCAGCAGTTGCCTGACTATCGGGACGACAGTCGTGCTGACTGGGACGAGCTGGTCGAACTGGCCGGGCAGCTTGATGCCGAGGACCTGCAACTTTATTACCAGATTGCCGTGACCGGCCGTCGTGATCTGCCGCTGGCGCCGAGTGATCGCAGTGGCTGCGAGATGACGGTGCTGCGCATGTTTGCCTTTCGTCCGGACCCGGGGCAGGGCAGTGCGGGCGGCGGCGATGCGTCGGCGGGTCGTGACACGGTCCCGGCCGCGATGGCACCAAAGCCGCCGGCCGGTGCATCGGCTCAGCCGGCGGAGGTGGCTGATGCGGCCACGGATGAACCGGCCGGTGCGTCGGCCCCGCAGCGGCGGCTGACCCCGGAAAACTGGCCGGAGGTGCTGAAGCGTCTGCCCATCAGTGATTCTTTCAGGACGGTGGCAGGCATGATGCTTGTCCACCGAGTCGACGGCCCCCAGATTGAATTTACGGCCGCACCGGATGACCTGGTGATGATGACCGACCGCTTCCGGGGTGCCATGGAGCGGGCGCTGGGTGAGTGGCTGGCGATGTCGGTGCGGGTGGTGATCCGGCCGGCCGACAGCGATGAACTGGCCACGCCGGCCGAGCTCGAGCGCAGTGCGGTCGAGCGCAGCCAGGCCGAGGCCGAGGCGGCGATCGAGAACGATCCGCTGGTCAAGCGCCTGGTTGAGCGTTTCGATGCCGAGATCGTGCGCGAGTCGATTCGTCCACTCAATACACGCAGTCACTGA
- the pilM gene encoding pilus assembly protein PilM, with translation MRQHATSGVHLSPGVMSIATVAHDAGRKPRLVKAGAYALDSDSERNRLLREDIASNRTPVHLVLDNDRYELLLVEAPRVDASELRAAVRWKIKSLIDFHIDDAVIDVFEIPGQENRPQGQRMMYAIAARARDIRKLIDLFESADLNLQVIDVADLAMRNLAAQLDDDVRGVAMLYLNEHHGLITVTRQGSLYLSRRLDTGYGVLQERGSQGLDQAMLEVQRSLDYYDRHFAQPPVASLQVLPGYEATGELVAALDDGLAIPTRVYDSEEIFDCEVPLPQSHTASVLLAIGGALRREEISL, from the coding sequence ATGCGACAGCACGCCACCAGTGGCGTACACCTGTCGCCGGGCGTGATGTCCATTGCCACTGTTGCGCATGATGCCGGCCGCAAGCCCCGCCTGGTCAAGGCCGGTGCATACGCGCTCGACAGCGACAGCGAGCGCAACCGGCTGTTGCGCGAGGACATCGCCTCCAACCGCACACCGGTACACCTGGTGCTCGACAACGACCGGTACGAACTGCTCCTGGTCGAGGCGCCGCGAGTGGATGCGTCGGAATTGCGCGCTGCCGTACGCTGGAAAATCAAGAGCCTGATCGACTTTCACATCGACGATGCCGTCATCGATGTCTTCGAGATTCCCGGCCAGGAGAACCGCCCCCAGGGCCAGCGCATGATGTATGCCATTGCCGCGCGTGCCCGCGACATCCGCAAGCTGATCGACCTGTTCGAGAGCGCCGACCTCAATCTCCAGGTCATCGACGTGGCCGACCTGGCCATGCGCAACCTGGCCGCCCAGCTCGACGATGACGTCCGCGGCGTGGCAATGCTTTACCTGAACGAGCACCACGGCCTCATCACCGTAACCCGTCAGGGCAGCCTGTACCTGAGCCGGCGCCTGGATACCGGCTACGGGGTGCTGCAGGAGCGCGGCTCGCAGGGCCTGGACCAGGCCATGCTGGAAGTACAGCGATCGCTGGATTACTACGACCGGCATTTCGCCCAGCCCCCGGTCGCCAGCCTGCAGGTCCTGCCCGGTTACGAGGCCACGGGAGAACTGGTCGCGGCCCTCGACGACGGCCTGGCGATTCCGACCCGGGTGTATGACAGTGAAGAGATATTCGACTGCGAGGTGCCACTTCCCCAGTCCCATACCGCATCTGTTCTGCTGGCCATTGGCGGCGCGCTCAGGCGCGAGGAGATCAGCCTGTGA
- the recR gene encoding recombination mediator RecR gives MSHDPFDDLLDALRCLPGVGARSAQRMALHLLERDREGGRHLAESLSRAMRDVRRCSRCRNFTADELCRICRSDKRSSEILCVVESPADVLAIEAATVFDGRYFVLLGRLSPLDGIGPQDLGLDLLARRLDEEGVEEIIIATNTTVEGEATAHYLREMAGHRGIRTSRLAQGVPLGGELEHTDRSTLAHAFSSRLPMRN, from the coding sequence GTGAGTCACGACCCCTTTGATGATCTGCTCGACGCCCTGCGTTGTCTGCCGGGGGTGGGTGCGCGTTCGGCCCAGCGCATGGCGCTGCACCTGCTTGAACGTGACCGCGAGGGTGGGCGGCACCTGGCCGAGAGTCTGAGCCGGGCGATGCGCGATGTTCGTCGCTGCAGCCGCTGCCGCAACTTCACGGCCGATGAGCTCTGCCGGATCTGCCGCAGCGACAAGCGCTCCAGCGAAATCCTGTGCGTGGTCGAGAGTCCGGCTGACGTGCTGGCCATCGAGGCGGCCACTGTGTTTGACGGCCGCTACTTTGTTCTGCTGGGGCGCCTGTCTCCGCTTGATGGGATCGGCCCGCAGGACCTGGGCCTGGACCTGCTGGCGCGGCGGCTTGATGAGGAGGGGGTCGAGGAAATCATCATTGCCACCAACACCACGGTGGAAGGTGAGGCGACGGCTCACTATCTGCGGGAAATGGCCGGGCATCGCGGCATTCGCACCTCTCGCCTGGCCCAGGGTGTTCCGCTGGGCGGTGAACTTGAGCATACCGACCGCTCCACGCTGGCCCACGCCTTCAGCTCGCGCTTGCCGATGCGCAACTGA